The genome window CCAGACTTTGATAGAGATAACGACTCTGCAGAAACTTACGACCTTGACTTACTTGAATGGGATTCCGATGCAGCAACCGTTACCATGGGTGACCTTGGTGGCGAGGCAGCAGCGTTTGATCCAGAGCCCTCTTCATTGAGAGAAACTGGTGATAGCACAGGAATATTCCAGACAGTAGTCGAGATTCCATCAACCCTTGACGGCGACAAGCTAGAGAGAGGAGAGGAAATCGTATTAGAATACACTGACTGGGGTCCATCTGGTGCAGATTACGTTGGACAAGAAAGCGAGGATGTCAATCTGACAATCTTCACATCCAACTTTGGTGCAACTGTAGAGTTAGACCAAAAGGTCTACACTTGGACTGATAAGGTATACATCACAATAATCGCACCTGATCACAACTTTGATAGTAATTTGATCGACACAATTGGTGACACCACAGACGACCCAGTAAAGGTCGCCACAAGGGGTCACAAACTCGACGAATACCATCTAACTGAATCAGGCGTTGACACAGGCATCTTCACGGGCGAAGTAATCCTTACAGGATTTGCCCATGATGCCGATGGTGATGCATCAACCGGAAGCAGCGGAAATGACGCACCAAACTTCACAGGTCAATCTTCATCTAGCTCAGTCACAACCGACTTGGGTCCAACAAATGGATACTTGCAGGCTGATGACGATGACGGTCTTACAGTCTCCTTTGAATTCTCAGAGGATGAAACAATCGTAGGATCTGCATTAGTTAGATGGAATATCGGTGAAGTCGCATGGCTCGAAGCAAGCTATCCAGCCAGCGGAACCGGCGTAGTAAGAATTATTGATCCAGACATGAATCTGAACCCAGAGGCCATTAACAACTTTAATGCCGATGTATGGTCAGATTCAGATGCAGGAGGTATTGATCTAACTGTTACTGAGACTAATGAGGCATCCGGAATATTCGAGGGTACTGTATACTTTACAACTACCGACGAATCTTCAGGCCACAGACTCAGAGTCGCAGAAGGTGACACAGTCACAGCAGAATATCAAGACAACACACTACCATCCCCATACACAAGATCAGATGAACTCGATATCACAGGCACAGCGTTTATCGGTACTGTAGTACCACCACTCGAAAGAGCTCCAGCATCTAATGCTAGAGTAGTTGACGCTTTTGGTAACTCACTAGATGAGGTATCAGTAGATCAACAGGTGCAAATTACAGCAGACCTGGTAAACGGCCAAGATAGAGAGCAACCATTTGCATACTTGGTACAAATTCAGGATGAGAATGGTGTCACTGTATCACTTGCATGGATCACTGGTTCACTATCAGCAGGTCAGTCATTTAGCCCAGCATTGTCTTGGATTCCAACCACATCCGGAACATACACTGCAACAGTGTTTGTTTGGGAAAGTGTTGACAATCCAACAGCGTTGAGCCCACCTGTATCTGTAGACATAAACGTCAGTTAAGACTAAAATAAAACTATCCCTTTTTTTCTTTTTTGAATCCTCTCTAGTGGATACTATCATAACCAATATCTAGCAGATATTTTCCATATTAGTGAATGAAAATACTAATCTTGATCTGCCTTGGAATCATGTTTGGCGCAAATTCTGCCTTTGCAGAGCAATTGGACCTATTTACCGATAATCAGGTATATTCCCCAAACAGGCCGCTCTTTGTGTACGGGCAGGCACTCCCGCACGAAGATATCGTCCTTAGGATTTTTGCACCAGATGACACCATCGTGACGTTCACGCAGGTGACGTCTGATGACAAGGGCAAGTTCCAAATGGAATTATTTATCTGGCCTGATGCATCTACGTCGTTCCCATATGGAACGTACACCGTAGAGGCAATAAGCACGCAGCAAAACGGCGCGTCGAAAAAAATCGACGTCAAGTTTTCTTCTTCTTCTGAAACTGAACAAATCCCGATCACTAGAAACATCAGCACCTTGGTGTTTGCCCCGGAAACTGCCGCAATAAACGTGCCAATGAAAATCTTTGTCCAGACAACAAGCGACGGGCTGTTGATTGGCGGAAGCCCTGAAAAACTGCTTGGTACGTCGCACGTGCACCTCCCTGACGGGCAGGTGGTGAACCTATCATCCTCGTTTAAGATCCTGCACCAGGGACTATACTATGCAGAATACACCCCGGTACAGGAGGGCACTCACGTATTTCACGTGGTGACGTTCTCCCAAGGCTCAATCTCCCACGGTTCATCTGCAACGCTAGTCCAAAAGCAGGACATCGGGGGAATATCAAAGCAAATTCTGGAACTAAACTCAGTTCTTGGCGATACATCAAAGGAGCTTGCAAACCTCAAAACCGAAATAACCGGCTTTGGCTCATCGCTTGACTCTGCAAGCCAAAACCTCGACAAGAGCGTAAGTGCCATATCGACATCGGTTGACAACATGGAGGCTGCATCCCTCCAGCTAAACTCGCTACTCTTCCCAATAGTTGCATCAATTGCAATCATAGTCGCGCTGCAGATAGCAATTCTTGCGCGCAGACGATAACAGTATCATGTCTAAAATAATC of Candidatus Nitrosotenuis sp. DW1 contains these proteins:
- a CDS encoding methyl-accepting chemotaxis protein — protein: MKILILICLGIMFGANSAFAEQLDLFTDNQVYSPNRPLFVYGQALPHEDIVLRIFAPDDTIVTFTQVTSDDKGKFQMELFIWPDASTSFPYGTYTVEAISTQQNGASKKIDVKFSSSSETEQIPITRNISTLVFAPETAAINVPMKIFVQTTSDGLLIGGSPEKLLGTSHVHLPDGQVVNLSSSFKILHQGLYYAEYTPVQEGTHVFHVVTFSQGSISHGSSATLVQKQDIGGISKQILELNSVLGDTSKELANLKTEITGFGSSLDSASQNLDKSVSAISTSVDNMEAASLQLNSLLFPIVASIAIIVALQIAILARRR